One stretch of Chryseobacterium indologenes DNA includes these proteins:
- a CDS encoding cytochrome-c peroxidase, with protein sequence MRFSDIKLILLIGCIALFCMQHTLKSYTTDYGEVAAQYKKPIQYWPRPFIDADVDWKELEAIEWDSNYYETQELPEVILGKKLFFDPKLSSSSQISCSNCHNPELGWSDGQEVALGNDHLLGKRNTQSLYNIADRTSYFWDGRAKTLEEQVAGPISAHNEMNMKPEKLAGKLSKYKEYRQLFKEVYHTDKITFNQIVNALATFQRTIRSQPSKLDKFIKGDYKAMSDKEIYGMHLFRTKARCMNCHYGKYLTDESFHNIGLTYYQREYEDLGLYHITNNPNDVGKFKTPSLRDLNYTAPWMHNGLMGDLYGVVNLYNSGMQMINPTPEEKKADPKFPVTDQRMKALQLNNQEIDAIVAFLKSMSGSYYKMPRPEIPRQ encoded by the coding sequence ATGAGATTTTCAGACATTAAATTAATATTGCTGATAGGATGTATAGCCCTATTTTGCATGCAGCATACCCTAAAAAGCTATACCACAGATTATGGAGAAGTAGCAGCACAATACAAAAAACCTATCCAGTACTGGCCTAGACCTTTCATAGATGCAGATGTAGACTGGAAAGAATTGGAGGCCATAGAATGGGATTCTAATTATTATGAGACCCAGGAACTTCCTGAGGTAATATTGGGCAAAAAACTATTCTTTGACCCAAAACTCTCTTCATCAAGCCAGATTTCATGCAGCAACTGTCACAACCCTGAATTAGGCTGGAGTGACGGACAGGAAGTAGCATTAGGCAATGATCATCTGTTGGGAAAAAGAAATACGCAATCCCTTTATAATATTGCGGATAGAACCTCCTATTTCTGGGATGGAAGAGCTAAAACCCTGGAAGAACAAGTGGCTGGACCTATCTCTGCCCACAACGAAATGAATATGAAACCGGAAAAACTGGCCGGAAAACTTTCAAAATATAAGGAATACAGGCAGCTGTTCAAAGAGGTCTATCACACCGATAAAATTACGTTTAATCAAATTGTCAATGCATTGGCTACCTTCCAGCGTACCATCAGAAGCCAGCCGAGTAAACTGGATAAATTCATCAAAGGAGATTACAAAGCTATGAGTGATAAAGAAATCTACGGAATGCATCTGTTTAGAACCAAGGCAAGATGCATGAATTGTCACTATGGTAAATATCTGACTGATGAATCATTTCACAATATCGGACTTACTTATTACCAACGTGAATATGAAGATCTTGGTCTTTATCATATTACCAACAACCCTAATGATGTAGGCAAGTTTAAAACTCCTTCTTTAAGAGATCTGAATTATACCGCTCCATGGATGCACAACGGTTTAATGGGTGATCTGTATGGAGTTGTTAATTTATACAATAGCGGAATGCAAATGATTAACCCAACGCCTGAAGAAAAGAAAGCTGATCCTAAGTTTCCGGTAACCGATCAAAGAATGAAGGCATTACAGCTTAATAACCAGGAAATAGATGCTATCGTGGCTTTTTTGAAGAGTATGTCTGGAAGTTATTATAAAATGCCCCGTCCTGAAATTCCAAGGCAGTAA
- a CDS encoding DUF6850 family outer membrane beta-barrel protein translates to MKHFQSILILPVLFVSSELYAQANDTIMKKIREEYSYERILKNNINTNPANMLGSRKYQLTVFNIFTQNNDTPNEIKQKGNGKNLWGAQTSTHQILDPKTVVWGNASYSQGKNKQVVWNENANYDIIYPYVAADSVGGDMKFENYSFSGGYSKQINSYTLGITGSYRASLSYRDIDPRPKNTSANFSLTLGINKMMFGKFKIGAYAEAEKYTQKHYLSFVSNQGFPMIYNMNGLGNYNELLSGKLRQAYYEGWTYGGGLQIFEAENRSWYLTAGIKQFNLDKLLTEYADLNASKINEQQFNFSLGKFFETGKMSWGISAIGNYTNRKGTENLFLNDNSRNYIQIGSAEKYNHKATNVILKGFLEMNHQNAKSSLLPFFGFIQEKEKYTTPTSIIDLNKLVYVADYQWIKTITDKLALSVSTGVSVTDVYKKDATFNNFSKPAIQEMVQENYSFQSSDFWQAKLDINFHFNFPVIKNAFVGGKIMYSNFKSSNNVLFAATIGGLF, encoded by the coding sequence ATGAAACATTTTCAATCCATACTTATCCTGCCGGTTCTTTTCGTGAGCTCTGAACTCTATGCTCAGGCCAATGATACCATCATGAAGAAGATTCGTGAAGAGTACAGCTATGAAAGGATACTCAAAAACAACATCAATACCAACCCTGCCAACATGTTAGGCTCAAGAAAGTATCAGCTAACAGTTTTTAATATATTCACTCAAAACAATGATACGCCTAATGAAATAAAGCAAAAAGGCAACGGAAAAAACCTTTGGGGAGCTCAAACCAGCACTCATCAGATATTGGATCCGAAAACCGTGGTTTGGGGAAATGCATCCTACTCACAGGGAAAAAACAAGCAGGTAGTATGGAATGAAAATGCTAATTATGATATCATCTACCCTTACGTGGCGGCAGACAGTGTAGGCGGCGATATGAAGTTTGAAAACTACTCCTTTTCAGGTGGGTATTCTAAGCAAATCAATTCATATACTCTGGGAATTACAGGAAGCTACAGAGCTAGTTTGAGTTATCGTGACATTGATCCTAGGCCTAAGAATACTTCAGCTAATTTTTCATTGACTCTGGGTATCAATAAAATGATGTTTGGAAAATTCAAAATCGGAGCCTATGCAGAAGCTGAAAAATATACCCAAAAGCATTATCTGAGCTTTGTAAGCAACCAGGGATTCCCCATGATTTACAATATGAATGGTCTGGGTAATTACAATGAACTGCTTTCAGGAAAACTCCGCCAGGCTTATTATGAAGGCTGGACTTATGGTGGTGGTTTACAGATCTTCGAAGCAGAAAACAGATCATGGTATCTTACTGCCGGAATTAAACAATTTAATCTAGATAAGCTTCTGACTGAATATGCAGATCTTAATGCCTCAAAGATTAACGAACAGCAATTTAATTTCTCTTTAGGTAAATTTTTTGAAACAGGAAAAATGTCCTGGGGAATTTCAGCAATAGGAAACTACACCAATAGAAAAGGAACTGAGAACCTATTTTTAAATGATAATTCCAGGAATTACATACAAATCGGTTCTGCGGAAAAATACAATCATAAAGCAACCAATGTAATCTTGAAGGGTTTCCTTGAAATGAATCATCAAAATGCAAAATCATCACTTCTTCCTTTCTTTGGCTTTATTCAGGAAAAGGAAAAATACACCACTCCTACTTCTATCATCGATTTAAATAAACTTGTCTATGTAGCGGATTATCAATGGATTAAAACAATCACAGATAAACTTGCACTATCTGTTTCTACGGGAGTTTCCGTAACGGATGTCTATAAAAAAGACGCAACCTTCAATAATTTCAGCAAACCGGCTATTCAAGAAATGGTACAGGAAAACTACAGCTTTCAGTCTTCAGATTTCTGGCAGGCTAAGCTTGATATTAATTTTCATTTCAATTTTCCGGTTATTAAAAATGCTTTTGTAGGCGGTAAAATAATGTACAGCAATTTTAAAAGCAGTAATAATGTGCTTTTTGCAGCAACCATAGGTGGTCTATTTTAA
- a CDS encoding DUF4876 domain-containing protein, with amino-acid sequence MFKHLLRTLLLLCAVFSLTACSSDSDAPEAQAQTTLNLQLKVVPENIQVKEYKHLTVNFKELNTGFTTTQEIKNTNSLKTVLPMGTYNITVEGSIVYTDNSAATEAKVSGVQTGVIINGTEQTKTIDISMKAGSSDLILEEVFFTGTKTPQGAMYFGDQYFKITNNTDKTLYADGMLLVQSAFMTNEKQDYSPNIMGTTFSAGAIIRIPGNGTTYPVLPGTSIIIAEDAINHKEFNPSSINLSQANFQIFKEDSDDIDNPAVPKMVNVFEKMVIHTQGYYAYALARMPQGMTNESLISQNSYTYTYNLSFGGDVYPMDGLAVKIPNEWITDAINLSVQDSFQWLVTSPSLDMGWTSVTSFDGDKNRFGKAVRRKVIGKNADGKDILKDTNNSTADFEHGVKPSLFN; translated from the coding sequence ATGTTTAAACATTTATTAAGAACACTATTACTATTGTGTGCTGTATTCAGTCTTACAGCATGTTCATCAGATTCTGATGCACCGGAAGCACAGGCACAAACCACTCTAAACCTGCAATTGAAGGTCGTTCCGGAAAATATTCAGGTAAAAGAATATAAACACCTTACTGTAAATTTTAAAGAGTTGAATACTGGTTTTACCACCACTCAGGAGATTAAAAACACGAATTCTCTGAAAACAGTTCTTCCTATGGGAACTTATAATATTACCGTGGAAGGAAGTATTGTATATACAGATAATTCAGCAGCTACTGAAGCAAAAGTAAGCGGAGTACAGACCGGAGTGATTATCAACGGTACTGAACAGACCAAAACCATTGATATCTCAATGAAAGCCGGAAGCAGTGATCTTATCCTTGAAGAGGTATTTTTTACAGGGACTAAAACACCACAAGGAGCAATGTATTTTGGCGACCAATATTTTAAAATAACCAACAATACAGACAAAACCTTATACGCCGACGGAATGTTACTGGTTCAATCTGCTTTTATGACCAACGAAAAACAGGATTACAGCCCGAATATTATGGGAACAACATTCTCTGCCGGGGCAATCATCAGAATTCCTGGAAATGGAACTACTTATCCTGTATTACCGGGAACCTCTATCATCATTGCAGAGGATGCCATCAATCATAAAGAATTTAATCCTTCTTCCATTAACCTGTCTCAGGCTAATTTCCAGATTTTCAAGGAAGATTCTGATGATATTGATAATCCTGCCGTACCTAAAATGGTAAATGTATTTGAAAAAATGGTGATTCACACCCAAGGATATTATGCTTATGCTTTAGCGCGTATGCCACAGGGAATGACCAACGAATCGTTAATCAGTCAGAATTCATATACTTATACTTACAATCTTAGCTTTGGAGGGGATGTTTATCCAATGGATGGATTAGCGGTTAAAATACCCAATGAATGGATCACAGATGCTATAAATCTAAGCGTGCAGGATTCTTTCCAATGGTTGGTAACCTCTCCATCTTTAGACATGGGATGGACTTCTGTAACTTCTTTTGACGGGGATAAAAACCGTTTTGGAAAAGCAGTCCGCAGAAAGGTTATCGGAAAAAATGCAGATGGTAAAGACATCTTAAAAGACACCAATAATTCTACTGCAGATTTTGAACATGGTGTAAAACCTTCATTATTCAACTAA
- a CDS encoding TonB-dependent receptor plug domain-containing protein: protein MPPTFAGRKMPMVYNDPRFPLKTQIFTLLFLATFTAVQSQERSANVSFEVKNNHSEPEKGSEIKIISNKNTYSASTNDKGIAVISVLPGQYTVEIRKNGVIQYSGKIVITKPEIFIFSLADKINSIEEVVITAKESKGLTSSSVISQRAMQHLQPSSFTDLLELLPGGRSGDPVLNQVNKISLRETGNPGNDYNTSAMGTTFLVDGAPLNSGANLQYTYDFLDKSNNGLKRRLNLTSGVDMRSISTDQIEKVEILRGIPSAIYGNLTSGIVKITNKSGYTQWKSRFKADGYSKLFAISKGFEDKERNLKINAGIDYLNAKSDPRDQLETYKRITANFALSKEKQHHHGTFRWQTHLSYTGSLDGSKTDPDTDLSQLNSYEVNNHLVSLSNLFNYTKTEPSFYRSTEVQTTVNQRFDKIKQTKFIQLENATAFPLSKTEGEYDGYYPEARYISDYTVDGKPLDIFVKMVNNFQWDFKRIKNEINTGFDWQFSKNWGQGQLFDVYKPIDPKATFRPRAYRDVPAYSTSALFLETISTANLGKHQFTLAMGLRGNSMLNLPTQFTMKGKVYLDPRINLQWNLPEFNMMDKKAQLALTLGYGKQSLFPDLNLLYPELIYKDIQQLNYFHSNPNYRRVNYKTLIYNPQNPEIEPAINEKFEARADFSLGLHQLSVTVFKEKMHNAFRTMNEYAVYEYKKYDTSALNHETITSPPDITTLPYQNIMENFMYSSQRNGSKTDKEGVEFQYSSNRISVINTRFTLSGAWFRTKYGNSLPVYKRPDLLINGKPYPYLGLYNGLEPNSVNEVLNTNLMMDTYIPKLDLIFSTSFQFSWYSMKKLDPMNGAPSHYVDQNGNIFPFNPDTARGTLLERLMIAQNEDRYNATRRPLEANLNLKITKSFRHKTVIVSMFANRLFSYYAPYSVNGFTINRKGTHDPYFGMEINFNL from the coding sequence TTGCCTCCTACCTTTGCCGGAAGAAAAATGCCGATGGTATATAACGATCCACGATTCCCTCTAAAAACACAGATTTTTACACTTTTATTTCTCGCAACATTTACAGCAGTCCAATCGCAGGAGAGGTCTGCCAATGTTTCATTTGAAGTAAAAAATAATCATTCCGAACCGGAAAAAGGTTCAGAAATTAAAATTATATCCAATAAAAACACCTATTCCGCATCCACGAACGACAAAGGAATTGCAGTTATCTCTGTACTCCCTGGTCAATATACTGTTGAAATTCGAAAAAATGGTGTCATTCAATATTCTGGTAAGATTGTCATTACAAAACCTGAAATATTTATTTTTTCACTGGCAGACAAAATCAACTCTATTGAAGAAGTGGTTATTACCGCTAAGGAAAGTAAGGGATTAACATCATCTTCTGTGATCAGCCAGCGTGCCATGCAGCATTTACAGCCTTCCAGCTTTACAGATCTTCTGGAATTACTTCCCGGGGGACGATCCGGAGATCCTGTACTCAACCAGGTGAATAAGATCAGTCTTCGTGAAACCGGTAATCCCGGCAATGATTATAATACTTCCGCCATGGGTACAACATTCCTGGTGGATGGTGCTCCATTGAACTCCGGGGCCAATCTTCAGTATACTTATGATTTCTTAGACAAAAGCAATAATGGTCTGAAAAGACGCCTCAATCTTACAAGTGGTGTAGATATGCGCAGTATTTCTACAGATCAGATTGAAAAAGTGGAGATTCTTCGTGGAATTCCTTCAGCAATTTATGGAAATCTTACATCAGGAATCGTCAAGATCACCAATAAATCAGGATATACTCAATGGAAATCGAGATTTAAAGCGGATGGTTACAGCAAGTTATTTGCAATCAGTAAAGGATTTGAAGACAAAGAACGAAACCTAAAAATCAATGCAGGAATTGATTATCTGAATGCAAAGTCTGACCCTAGAGATCAGCTTGAAACCTATAAAAGAATTACAGCCAACTTTGCCCTATCAAAGGAAAAACAACACCATCACGGTACATTCAGATGGCAGACTCATCTTAGTTATACAGGTTCACTGGATGGTTCAAAGACTGATCCGGATACAGATTTATCTCAACTAAATTCTTATGAAGTTAATAATCATCTGGTAAGCCTTTCAAATCTATTCAATTATACCAAAACAGAGCCTTCATTTTACAGATCAACAGAGGTTCAAACAACAGTTAATCAAAGATTTGACAAAATAAAACAGACCAAATTTATCCAGTTGGAAAATGCAACAGCTTTCCCACTTTCCAAAACTGAAGGTGAATATGATGGTTATTATCCTGAAGCACGATATATTTCTGACTACACAGTAGATGGAAAACCTCTTGATATTTTTGTTAAAATGGTCAATAATTTCCAATGGGATTTTAAACGTATTAAAAATGAGATCAATACCGGATTCGACTGGCAGTTCAGTAAAAATTGGGGGCAGGGACAATTATTTGATGTTTATAAACCTATAGATCCTAAGGCGACCTTCAGACCACGTGCTTACCGTGATGTTCCGGCCTATTCCACTTCTGCTTTGTTTCTGGAAACCATCAGTACTGCCAATCTTGGCAAGCATCAATTCACATTGGCAATGGGATTAAGAGGAAATTCAATGCTGAATCTGCCCACTCAGTTTACAATGAAGGGAAAGGTATACCTGGATCCAAGAATTAATCTTCAATGGAACCTTCCTGAGTTCAATATGATGGATAAAAAAGCTCAATTGGCTTTAACATTAGGGTATGGTAAACAAAGCTTATTCCCGGATCTAAACCTGCTGTACCCTGAATTGATTTATAAAGATATTCAGCAGCTTAATTATTTCCATTCCAATCCAAATTATAGAAGAGTAAATTATAAAACACTGATTTATAATCCTCAAAATCCGGAAATAGAGCCTGCCATCAATGAAAAATTTGAAGCCAGAGCAGATTTCAGTCTGGGACTTCATCAGCTGTCCGTAACGGTTTTTAAGGAAAAAATGCACAATGCATTCCGTACGATGAACGAATATGCAGTCTATGAATATAAAAAATACGACACCTCTGCCCTTAATCATGAAACCATAACTTCTCCACCGGACATCACTACACTGCCCTATCAGAACATAATGGAAAACTTTATGTATTCTTCCCAACGCAATGGAAGTAAAACAGATAAGGAAGGTGTGGAATTTCAATATTCTTCCAACAGAATTTCTGTCATCAATACCAGATTTACTTTGAGCGGTGCATGGTTTCGTACAAAATACGGAAATAGCCTCCCGGTTTATAAAAGGCCAGATCTATTGATTAATGGGAAACCTTATCCTTATCTCGGGCTTTACAACGGATTGGAACCTAACTCTGTAAACGAAGTCCTGAATACCAATCTGATGATGGATACCTATATTCCGAAATTGGATTTGATTTTCTCTACATCTTTCCAGTTTTCATGGTATTCGATGAAGAAATTAGATCCTATGAACGGAGCTCCCAGTCATTATGTCGATCAAAACGGCAATATATTTCCTTTCAACCCTGATACAGCCAGAGGAACTCTTCTAGAAAGGCTGATGATAGCCCAGAATGAAGATCGCTATAATGCTACAAGAAGACCATTGGAGGCTAATCTTAATCTTAAGATAACCAAAAGTTTCAGACATAAGACTGTGATTGTTTCCATGTTTGCTAACAGGCTTTTCAGCTATTATGCTCCTTACAGCGTCAATGGATTTACAATCAACAGAAAGGGCACTCATGACCCCTATTTCGGGATGGAGATCAATTTCAATTTATAA
- a CDS encoding T9SS type A sorting domain-containing protein, protein MKKITTFLLGLTAPFYFAQQAGDLISAEKKLDLTPQGVVNFIANNLGEQNAPDFVSYLNGFNVGLKGYKITYYTKNENNVLVKATGLLMYPNVNMKLSTVVSDHGTTDSRHNVPSNFKGALTAGFVVELSYVLNGYILMAPDYVGMGDGDGVHPYVDYATESGATIDFVTAANKVLAQQGIKRYDEYFLAGYSQGAHAAMSTLKRLNVSNPGNLKFKYAYMGDGPYDMSETTLKKGVLEKDIYPFSSFLANVLHSCNNTGYKTYTNDISEVISAEYLDKYNYHVVQDNGGLLWGPLIWRKLFTSNFVNDVTNNPNHKFRQCLKPKDVYDWYNKTPMTLGHSTVDLAIPPENTSKTIDVQRGYYAWWDLNKYKLDSFYWGPIGHVGGIVPFVLASNAKFNTLRSGGLFNQWAAVGSIFGKQSMTPSSETPTLFSSQIKPELGNMQLVEVTDFNKEKVSSRAANDRSLSSLNDGVYLLKVSENNQEKMLPYIKNTPKEVAENEIIQSENNAVLKLKIDENELSAVHIFDENKNLAATISKDQYKENDGISLKDLAPQKYIFEVVTSYYNLQFSKNLGNSRLENSTDIFAQNKQIRARANNGIKSINIYSISGALLQQQEVNSQQFESRSMEPGVYVVQMTLSNGKTINKKVKL, encoded by the coding sequence ATGAAGAAAATAACAACTTTTTTGTTAGGGCTTACTGCGCCTTTTTATTTCGCTCAGCAGGCAGGAGACCTTATCAGTGCTGAAAAAAAACTCGACTTAACTCCGCAGGGAGTTGTTAATTTCATAGCCAATAACCTTGGTGAACAAAATGCTCCTGATTTTGTAAGCTATCTGAATGGTTTCAATGTTGGTTTAAAAGGATACAAAATAACCTATTATACCAAAAATGAAAATAACGTTCTTGTAAAAGCAACAGGACTTCTGATGTATCCTAATGTTAATATGAAACTCTCCACCGTAGTTTCAGATCATGGAACTACTGACAGCAGGCACAATGTTCCGTCAAATTTTAAAGGTGCATTGACTGCCGGATTTGTAGTTGAACTTTCTTATGTTCTCAATGGTTATATTTTAATGGCTCCTGATTATGTAGGGATGGGAGACGGCGATGGTGTACATCCTTATGTAGACTATGCTACAGAATCTGGGGCAACTATCGATTTTGTTACCGCAGCCAATAAGGTATTAGCACAACAAGGAATAAAACGTTATGATGAATATTTTCTGGCAGGATATTCCCAGGGAGCACATGCAGCTATGTCTACTTTAAAAAGATTAAATGTATCAAACCCTGGAAATTTAAAGTTTAAATACGCTTATATGGGTGACGGCCCTTATGATATGTCTGAAACTACCTTAAAGAAAGGAGTTTTAGAGAAAGACATTTACCCGTTTAGCTCATTCTTAGCCAATGTTCTTCATAGCTGTAACAATACAGGATATAAAACTTATACCAATGATATTTCCGAAGTGATTTCTGCTGAATATCTGGATAAATACAATTATCATGTTGTTCAGGACAACGGAGGTCTTCTTTGGGGACCGCTTATATGGAGAAAATTATTTACCAGTAATTTCGTGAATGATGTCACCAATAATCCAAATCATAAATTCAGACAATGCCTGAAACCTAAAGATGTGTATGATTGGTATAACAAAACCCCTATGACTCTAGGCCATTCTACCGTTGATCTTGCTATTCCGCCAGAGAATACATCCAAAACCATTGATGTACAACGCGGTTATTATGCCTGGTGGGATTTAAATAAATATAAGCTGGATTCCTTCTACTGGGGACCCATCGGTCATGTAGGTGGTATTGTTCCATTTGTTTTGGCTTCCAATGCAAAGTTCAACACTTTAAGAAGCGGCGGACTCTTCAATCAATGGGCTGCAGTAGGGTCTATTTTTGGAAAACAATCAATGACACCTTCATCAGAAACACCTACTCTATTTTCTTCTCAGATAAAACCTGAACTTGGAAATATGCAACTGGTTGAAGTTACTGACTTCAATAAAGAAAAAGTAAGCAGCAGAGCTGCAAACGACCGCAGCTTATCCTCTTTAAATGATGGTGTATACCTGTTAAAAGTATCAGAAAACAACCAGGAAAAGATGCTTCCATACATCAAGAACACCCCTAAAGAAGTGGCTGAAAATGAAATTATTCAATCTGAAAACAATGCCGTTTTAAAATTAAAAATCGATGAGAACGAGCTTTCAGCAGTCCATATTTTTGATGAAAATAAAAATCTGGCGGCAACCATTTCCAAAGATCAGTATAAAGAAAATGATGGAATCAGTTTAAAAGATCTGGCCCCTCAGAAGTATATATTCGAAGTAGTTACCTCATATTACAATCTACAGTTCAGTAAGAATCTTGGAAACAGCAGACTAGAAAACAGTACAGATATTTTTGCACAGAACAAACAGATCAGAGCAAGAGCGAATAATGGCATTAAGAGTATTAATATTTACAGCATTTCCGGAGCTTTGCTTCAGCAGCAGGAAGTAAATTCCCAACAATTTGAATCAAGAAGCATGGAACCTGGAGTATATGTTGTACAAATGACTCTGTCCAATGGAAAAACCATCAATAAAAAAGTTAAACTATAG
- a CDS encoding acyl-CoA dehydrogenase family protein — MSYYPLTSIPDYYGIDALLTEEHKLIRQSVRDWVESFVMPQIDQAAQNHTDLPGLMRELGKIGALGPYIPVEYGGSGLDQISYGLIMQELERGDSAVRSAASVQSSLVMFPINEFGSEEQKKKYLPKLAAGEMIGSFGLTEPNHGSDPGSMETYFKDMGDHYLLNGAKMWITNSPLCDIAVVWAKNEEGKVQGLIVERGMEGFTTPETHNKWSLRASKTGELVFNDVKVPKENLLPGVTGLKGPLSCLNSARYGISWGVIGAAIDCYCTAVQYSKERKQFGKPIGSYQLQQKKLAEFLTEITKAQLLCLQLGNLKNAHKATPAQISMAKRNNVKMAIDIARESRQILGGMGIMGEFPMMRHAANLESVITYEGTHDVHLLITGLDITGINAF; from the coding sequence ATGTCATATTATCCTCTTACTAGCATCCCTGATTATTATGGAATTGATGCTTTACTTACTGAAGAACACAAACTGATCCGCCAATCTGTAAGAGATTGGGTTGAAAGTTTTGTAATGCCGCAGATTGATCAGGCTGCTCAAAATCATACAGATCTTCCCGGTCTTATGAGAGAACTAGGAAAAATTGGAGCATTAGGTCCATATATTCCGGTTGAGTATGGTGGTTCCGGATTAGACCAGATTTCTTATGGTCTTATCATGCAGGAGTTGGAAAGAGGAGATTCTGCAGTACGTTCTGCTGCTTCAGTACAAAGCTCTTTGGTCATGTTTCCTATTAATGAGTTCGGTTCTGAAGAGCAAAAGAAAAAATACCTTCCAAAATTAGCTGCAGGAGAAATGATTGGTTCTTTTGGATTAACGGAGCCTAACCACGGTTCTGATCCGGGTTCTATGGAGACCTATTTCAAAGATATGGGTGACCATTATCTTCTGAATGGAGCTAAAATGTGGATTACTAACTCTCCTCTTTGCGATATTGCCGTAGTATGGGCAAAAAATGAGGAAGGTAAAGTACAGGGACTTATCGTTGAAAGAGGAATGGAAGGCTTCACTACCCCGGAAACACATAATAAATGGAGCTTAAGAGCTTCCAAAACAGGAGAATTGGTATTCAATGATGTAAAAGTCCCGAAAGAAAACTTACTTCCGGGCGTTACAGGATTGAAAGGACCTTTATCTTGTCTGAACTCTGCAAGATATGGAATCTCATGGGGAGTAATTGGAGCAGCTATCGACTGTTATTGTACAGCGGTTCAGTATTCTAAAGAGAGAAAACAGTTTGGTAAGCCAATCGGTTCTTATCAGCTTCAACAGAAAAAATTAGCTGAATTCTTAACAGAGATTACAAAAGCTCAGTTATTATGCCTTCAGTTAGGAAATCTTAAAAATGCTCATAAAGCAACTCCTGCACAAATTTCTATGGCAAAACGTAACAACGTGAAAATGGCTATCGACATTGCAAGAGAATCAAGACAGATCCTTGGAGGTATGGGTATCATGGGTGAATTCCCAATGATGAGACACGCTGCCAATCTGGAGTCTGTTATTACTTATGAAGGAACTCACGACGTTCATTTGTTAATCACCGGTTTAGATATTACAGGTATCAACGCTTTCTAA
- a CDS encoding NUDIX hydrolase translates to MKIKDTKSKETLQELIDTKDFVAHISVDCTIFGFHNNILKVLLLKYHDLDLWSLPGGFVFNDEDLREAAERVLYERTHLKDLFLKQFHTFGRIDRTENNVHQILLRNKGIEVPEDHWIFQRFITVGYCSLIDFSLTNTFPDAFNESCEWFEVNNLPKMAFDHDRIIETGLEYLRMNINTEVAASNLLPEKFTMKDLQALYETILGQKFRRNNFQRKILSLNILDRLEKLYDGSANKAPYLYKFKTEVHNATNQYPISNDQEV, encoded by the coding sequence ATGAAAATCAAAGACACAAAAAGTAAAGAAACACTTCAGGAACTGATCGACACCAAGGATTTCGTTGCTCATATTTCTGTAGACTGTACGATATTCGGCTTTCACAATAACATTCTGAAGGTATTGTTATTGAAGTATCATGATCTGGATCTGTGGTCACTTCCAGGGGGTTTTGTTTTCAATGATGAAGATCTTAGAGAAGCAGCAGAACGCGTTTTGTATGAACGAACCCATCTTAAAGATTTGTTTTTAAAACAATTCCATACATTTGGAAGGATTGACCGTACAGAAAATAATGTTCATCAAATCCTTCTTAGAAATAAAGGTATAGAAGTACCGGAAGATCACTGGATTTTTCAAAGGTTTATCACCGTAGGCTATTGCAGCCTTATCGATTTTTCATTGACCAATACTTTTCCCGATGCTTTTAATGAAAGCTGCGAATGGTTTGAAGTAAACAACCTTCCCAAGATGGCGTTTGACCACGACAGAATTATAGAAACCGGCTTGGAATACTTAAGAATGAATATCAACACTGAAGTGGCTGCCAGCAATCTTCTTCCTGAAAAATTTACCATGAAGGACCTTCAGGCTCTTTATGAAACTATTTTAGGACAGAAATTCAGAAGAAATAACTTCCAGCGAAAAATATTAAGCCTCAATATTCTAGACAGATTGGAAAAATTATACGATGGATCTGCCAACAAAGCTCCGTACCTGTATAAATTCAAAACTGAGGTTCATAATGCCACGAATCAGTACCCGATCTCCAATGATCAGGAGGTTTAA